A window of the Vespa crabro chromosome 8, iyVesCrab1.2, whole genome shotgun sequence genome harbors these coding sequences:
- the LOC124426113 gene encoding mRNA export factor GLE1-like isoform X3, whose product MSASAVKSSISGVGTSPTSTTHSMLPMNAMAQKVVPGTESGSMKPLTGTGLSYVTLQPPSQPLSLVQDHRPSVYQTPPYISNNSEKESESDKLIPNGVETIKVETEQTVPAPVKPSEPNRNNNLSPENPTQDEQRETPVEPETIPHALEFSAMCPQGQNKVEEKKTTVNNGSKEAEGVPVNASLQTKLTTHKTEDAQVKPEVQKNKPTNQSAKLSGDSPPVQPSNNSSKPETKVTASPKANKRKSRELKDLKGISATPDGASKPKRNRVQTQPYQSPLPEIALLVKSLNKSPATKAADDKLIVFYKNEFLAVRNAEGSFYVCQAMQNIYKSSRRIRIRWLSQDKNNGEIYSPDFYDFIDFDCILTNLNLNKIDKNKFQLTKIELLRTENILKRAIDVEAGVSEKPRVTEEHPDGLDLSLYKDESQLKRRRGGHGPYKQKQGQRKKSKRSASSSEDEGSEDESKDEKKSSKTGRSKKGSVNKALAIAKSVAKGSSRAERALNRSTKSGNSTGSESTGGTVAATATATATAAAVPVNNAATPTTPIDSAKNNGAEPKKIDAKKTTTKQQQQQQQQQQQQQQQQQQQQQQQSNNNTSGVPRTKLRDLE is encoded by the exons ATGAGTGCATCTGCTGTAAAGTCATCTATATCTGGAGTAGGGACATCTCCCACTTCGACTACTCACTCCATGCTTCCAATGAATGCTATGGCTCAAAAAGTAGTTCCTGGAACTGAATCAGGATCTATGAAACCTTTAACAGGAACAGGATTAAGCTATGTTACGTTGCAACCACCCAGTCAACCTCTCAGTTTGGTACAAGATCACAGACCATCAGTTTACCAAACACCACCTTATATAAGTAACAATTCTGAAAAGGAGTCAGAATCGGATAAGCTTATACCAAATGGTGTAGAAACTATAAAGGTGGAAACAGAGCAAACTGTACCTGCTCCTGTAAAACCTAGTGAaccaaatagaaataacaactTGAGTCCTGAAAATCCGACCCAAGATGAACAACGAGAAACTCCAGTAGAACCAGAAACGATCCCTCATGCCTTAGAATTTTCAG cgatGTGTCCCCAAGGACAAAACAaagttgaagaaaagaaaactactGTAAATAATGGCTCTAAAGAAGCTGAAGGTGTGCCAGTTAATGCTTCTCTACAAACAAAGTTAACGACGCATAAAACTGAAGATGCTCAAGTAAAACCCGAAGTTCAAAAAAACAAACCAACGAATCAGAGTGCAAAATTGAGTGGAGATAGTCCACCCGTACAACCATCAAATAATTCTTCAAAACCTGAAACGAAAGTTACAGCTTCACCAAAAGCTAATAAACGAAAATCTAGAGAATTGAAAGATTTGAAAGGAATATCTGCGACTCCAGATGGGGCAAGTAAACCTAAGAGAAATCGTGTACAAACACAACCTTATCAGAGTCCTTTGCCAGAAATCGCGTTGCTTGTCAAAAGTTTAAACAAGTCTCCTGCGACAAAAGCTGCGGATGACAAGCTAATAGTATTCTACAA aaatgaaTTCCTGGCTGTGAGAAATGCAGAAGGAAGTTTTTACGTTTGTCAAGCGatgcaaaatatttataaatcgagCAGGCGTATTCGCATACGTTGGTTATCgcaagataaaaataacggtGAAATTTATTCTCCAGATTTTTACGACTTTATAG atTTCGATTGTATATTAACGAACCTAAATctgaataaaattgataaaaataaatttcaattaacgaaaatagaattattacgtacagaaaatatattaaaacgagCGATCGATGTAGAGGCCGGAGTATCTGAAAAGCCTAGAGTTACGGAAGAACATCCAGATGGAC TCGATTTGTCTCTTTACAAAGATGAATCGCaattaaagagaagaagaggaggtcACGGCCCATACAAGCAGAAACAAGGCCAACGAAAGAAATCGAAACGTTCGGCAAGTTCCTCCGAAGACGAAGGATCCGAGGACGAGTCAAAGGATGAAAAGAAGTCATCGAAAACGGGACGTTCTAAAAAGGGATCGGTAAACAAAGCGTTAGCGATCGCAAAATCGGTTGCAAAAGGTTCGAGCAGAGCGGAAAGGGCATTAAATAGAAGCACAAAATCAGGAAACAGTACGGGTAGCGAGTCCACCGGCGGCACTGTTGCTGCCACTGCTACTGCCACTGCTACTGCAGCAGCAGTACCCGTGAATAACGCCGCTACGCCGACGACTCCCATTGATTCAGCTAAAAATAATGGTGCTGAGCCTAAAAAGATCGATGcgaaaaaaacgacgacgaagcagcagcagcaacaacaacagcaacagcagcagcaacaacaacagcaacagcaacaacagcaacaacagagCAACAACAACACGAGTGGTGTACCAAGGACGAAGCTTCGTG
- the LOC124426113 gene encoding AF4/FMR2 family member lilli-like isoform X4, whose amino-acid sequence MSASAVKSSISGVGTSPTSTTHSMLPMNAMAQKVVPGTESGSMKPLTGTGLSYVTLQPPSQPLSLVQDHRPSVYQTPPYISNNSEKESESDKLIPNGVETIKVETEQTVPAPVKPSEPNRNNNLSPENPTQDEQRETPVEPETIPHALEFSAMCPQGQNKVEEKKTTVNNGSKEAEGVPVNASLQTKLTTHKTEDAQVKPEVQKNKPTNQSAKLSGDSPPVQPSNNSSKPETKVTASPKANKRKSRELKDLKGISATPDGASKPKRNRVQTQPYQSPLPEIALLVKSLNKSPATKAADDKLIVFYKNEFLAVRNAEGSFYVCQAMQNIYKSSRRIRIRWLSQDKNNGEIYSPDFYDFIDFDCILTNLNLNKIDKNKFQLTKIELLRTENILKRAIDVEAGVSEKPRVTEEHPDGLDLSLYKDESQLKRRRGGHGPYKQKQGQRKKSKRSASSSEDEGSEDESKDEKKSSKTGRSKKGSVNKALAIAKSVAKGSSRAERALNRSTKSGNSTGSESTGGTVAATATATATAAAVPVNNAATPTTPIDSAKNNGAEPKKIDAKKTTTKQQQQQQQQQQQQQQQQQQQQQQQSNNNTSGVPRTKLRG is encoded by the exons ATGAGTGCATCTGCTGTAAAGTCATCTATATCTGGAGTAGGGACATCTCCCACTTCGACTACTCACTCCATGCTTCCAATGAATGCTATGGCTCAAAAAGTAGTTCCTGGAACTGAATCAGGATCTATGAAACCTTTAACAGGAACAGGATTAAGCTATGTTACGTTGCAACCACCCAGTCAACCTCTCAGTTTGGTACAAGATCACAGACCATCAGTTTACCAAACACCACCTTATATAAGTAACAATTCTGAAAAGGAGTCAGAATCGGATAAGCTTATACCAAATGGTGTAGAAACTATAAAGGTGGAAACAGAGCAAACTGTACCTGCTCCTGTAAAACCTAGTGAaccaaatagaaataacaactTGAGTCCTGAAAATCCGACCCAAGATGAACAACGAGAAACTCCAGTAGAACCAGAAACGATCCCTCATGCCTTAGAATTTTCAG cgatGTGTCCCCAAGGACAAAACAaagttgaagaaaagaaaactactGTAAATAATGGCTCTAAAGAAGCTGAAGGTGTGCCAGTTAATGCTTCTCTACAAACAAAGTTAACGACGCATAAAACTGAAGATGCTCAAGTAAAACCCGAAGTTCAAAAAAACAAACCAACGAATCAGAGTGCAAAATTGAGTGGAGATAGTCCACCCGTACAACCATCAAATAATTCTTCAAAACCTGAAACGAAAGTTACAGCTTCACCAAAAGCTAATAAACGAAAATCTAGAGAATTGAAAGATTTGAAAGGAATATCTGCGACTCCAGATGGGGCAAGTAAACCTAAGAGAAATCGTGTACAAACACAACCTTATCAGAGTCCTTTGCCAGAAATCGCGTTGCTTGTCAAAAGTTTAAACAAGTCTCCTGCGACAAAAGCTGCGGATGACAAGCTAATAGTATTCTACAA aaatgaaTTCCTGGCTGTGAGAAATGCAGAAGGAAGTTTTTACGTTTGTCAAGCGatgcaaaatatttataaatcgagCAGGCGTATTCGCATACGTTGGTTATCgcaagataaaaataacggtGAAATTTATTCTCCAGATTTTTACGACTTTATAG atTTCGATTGTATATTAACGAACCTAAATctgaataaaattgataaaaataaatttcaattaacgaaaatagaattattacgtacagaaaatatattaaaacgagCGATCGATGTAGAGGCCGGAGTATCTGAAAAGCCTAGAGTTACGGAAGAACATCCAGATGGAC TCGATTTGTCTCTTTACAAAGATGAATCGCaattaaagagaagaagaggaggtcACGGCCCATACAAGCAGAAACAAGGCCAACGAAAGAAATCGAAACGTTCGGCAAGTTCCTCCGAAGACGAAGGATCCGAGGACGAGTCAAAGGATGAAAAGAAGTCATCGAAAACGGGACGTTCTAAAAAGGGATCGGTAAACAAAGCGTTAGCGATCGCAAAATCGGTTGCAAAAGGTTCGAGCAGAGCGGAAAGGGCATTAAATAGAAGCACAAAATCAGGAAACAGTACGGGTAGCGAGTCCACCGGCGGCACTGTTGCTGCCACTGCTACTGCCACTGCTACTGCAGCAGCAGTACCCGTGAATAACGCCGCTACGCCGACGACTCCCATTGATTCAGCTAAAAATAATGGTGCTGAGCCTAAAAAGATCGATGcgaaaaaaacgacgacgaagcagcagcagcaacaacaacagcaacagcagcagcaacaacaacagcaacagcaacaacagcaacaacagagCAACAACAACACGAGTGGTGTACCAAGGACGAAGCTTCGTG GATGA
- the LOC124426113 gene encoding probable serine/threonine-protein kinase DDB_G0267686 isoform X1, whose protein sequence is MSASAVKSSISGVGTSPTSTTHSMLPMNAMAQKVVPGTESGSMKPLTGTGLSYVTLQPPSQPLSLVQDHRPSVYQTPPYISNNSEKESESDKLIPNGVETIKVETEQTVPAPVKPSEPNRNNNLSPENPTQDEQRETPVEPETIPHALEFSAMCPQGQNKVEEKKTTVNNGSKEAEGVPVNASLQTKLTTHKTEDAQVKPEVQKNKPTNQSAKLSGDSPPVQPSNNSSKPETKVTASPKANKRKSRELKDLKGISATPDGASKPKRNRVQTQPYQSPLPEIALLVKSLNKSPATKAADDKLIVFYKNEFLAVRNAEGSFYVCQAMQNIYKSSRRIRIRWLSQDKNNGEIYSPDFYDFIDFDCILTNLNLNKIDKNKFQLTKIELLRTENILKRAIDVEAGVSEKPRVTEEHPDGLDLSLYKDESQLKRRRGGHGPYKQKQGQRKKSKRSASSSEDEGSEDESKDEKKSSKTGRSKKGSVNKALAIAKSVAKGSSRAERALNRSTKSGNSTGSESTGGTVAATATATATAAAVPVNNAATPTTPIDSAKNNGAEPKKIDAKKTTTKQQQQQQQQQQQQQQQQQQQQQQQSNNNTSGVPRTKLRGSAQNTQQGNSTAGRPKRVAASTSILSNEEAAPRKKPRGRA, encoded by the exons ATGAGTGCATCTGCTGTAAAGTCATCTATATCTGGAGTAGGGACATCTCCCACTTCGACTACTCACTCCATGCTTCCAATGAATGCTATGGCTCAAAAAGTAGTTCCTGGAACTGAATCAGGATCTATGAAACCTTTAACAGGAACAGGATTAAGCTATGTTACGTTGCAACCACCCAGTCAACCTCTCAGTTTGGTACAAGATCACAGACCATCAGTTTACCAAACACCACCTTATATAAGTAACAATTCTGAAAAGGAGTCAGAATCGGATAAGCTTATACCAAATGGTGTAGAAACTATAAAGGTGGAAACAGAGCAAACTGTACCTGCTCCTGTAAAACCTAGTGAaccaaatagaaataacaactTGAGTCCTGAAAATCCGACCCAAGATGAACAACGAGAAACTCCAGTAGAACCAGAAACGATCCCTCATGCCTTAGAATTTTCAG cgatGTGTCCCCAAGGACAAAACAaagttgaagaaaagaaaactactGTAAATAATGGCTCTAAAGAAGCTGAAGGTGTGCCAGTTAATGCTTCTCTACAAACAAAGTTAACGACGCATAAAACTGAAGATGCTCAAGTAAAACCCGAAGTTCAAAAAAACAAACCAACGAATCAGAGTGCAAAATTGAGTGGAGATAGTCCACCCGTACAACCATCAAATAATTCTTCAAAACCTGAAACGAAAGTTACAGCTTCACCAAAAGCTAATAAACGAAAATCTAGAGAATTGAAAGATTTGAAAGGAATATCTGCGACTCCAGATGGGGCAAGTAAACCTAAGAGAAATCGTGTACAAACACAACCTTATCAGAGTCCTTTGCCAGAAATCGCGTTGCTTGTCAAAAGTTTAAACAAGTCTCCTGCGACAAAAGCTGCGGATGACAAGCTAATAGTATTCTACAA aaatgaaTTCCTGGCTGTGAGAAATGCAGAAGGAAGTTTTTACGTTTGTCAAGCGatgcaaaatatttataaatcgagCAGGCGTATTCGCATACGTTGGTTATCgcaagataaaaataacggtGAAATTTATTCTCCAGATTTTTACGACTTTATAG atTTCGATTGTATATTAACGAACCTAAATctgaataaaattgataaaaataaatttcaattaacgaaaatagaattattacgtacagaaaatatattaaaacgagCGATCGATGTAGAGGCCGGAGTATCTGAAAAGCCTAGAGTTACGGAAGAACATCCAGATGGAC TCGATTTGTCTCTTTACAAAGATGAATCGCaattaaagagaagaagaggaggtcACGGCCCATACAAGCAGAAACAAGGCCAACGAAAGAAATCGAAACGTTCGGCAAGTTCCTCCGAAGACGAAGGATCCGAGGACGAGTCAAAGGATGAAAAGAAGTCATCGAAAACGGGACGTTCTAAAAAGGGATCGGTAAACAAAGCGTTAGCGATCGCAAAATCGGTTGCAAAAGGTTCGAGCAGAGCGGAAAGGGCATTAAATAGAAGCACAAAATCAGGAAACAGTACGGGTAGCGAGTCCACCGGCGGCACTGTTGCTGCCACTGCTACTGCCACTGCTACTGCAGCAGCAGTACCCGTGAATAACGCCGCTACGCCGACGACTCCCATTGATTCAGCTAAAAATAATGGTGCTGAGCCTAAAAAGATCGATGcgaaaaaaacgacgacgaagcagcagcagcaacaacaacagcaacagcagcagcaacaacaacagcaacagcaacaacagcaacaacagagCAACAACAACACGAGTGGTGTACCAAGGACGAAGCTTCGTG GGTCAGCTCAAAACACACAGCAAGGCAATAGTACTGCGGGACGTCCCAAACGCGTAGCTGCTTCAACGAGTATTCTGTCAAACGAAGAAGCAGCACCACGGAAAAAGCCACGTGGGCGAGCGTAA
- the LOC124426119 gene encoding mediator of RNA polymerase II transcription subunit 29 isoform X2 has translation MNIPPIQQPGTMAVNQLSQPVNPQIPQNQQQAQQAQQQQAQQQQQQQQQQAQEKLDNISKVKSLVGPLRDSLAIALKTAAQTLHQNSLVDVGSLKGIDQPDHRFNKNMEEFYSICDQIELHLKTSIECLSQNSSSVRYLPMSVIPTRTDTVGAQEGPALTYPQFLMTVRSQVAYAKEIHDTLVSAAHTIAPGE, from the coding sequence ATGAATATACCACCAATTCAACAACCAGGAACAATGGCGGTAAATCAGTTGTCACAACCTGTAAATCCTCAAATTCCTCAGAATCAACAACAAGCTCAACAGGCGCAACAACAGCAAgcgcagcaacagcaacagcaacaacagcaacaagcTCAGgaaaaattagataatatttctaaagtaAAATCTTTAGTTGGACCATTGAGAGATTCTTTGGCGATAGCTCTTAAGACTGCAGCACAGACTTTGCATCAAAATAGTTTGGTAGACGTTGGATCTTTAAAAGGGATAGATCAACCTGATcatcgatttaataaaaatatggaggaattttattctatatgcGATCAAATTGAATTACATTTGAAAACATCTATAGAATGTTTATCACAAAACTCTAGTTCCGTTAGATATCTACCGATGTCCGTTATACCAACTCGCACCGATACAGTAGGAGCTCAAGAAGGACCAGCTTTAACATATCCACAATTTTTAATGACTGTACGCTCACAAGTGGCATACGCCAAAGAGATACACGACACTTTGGTTTCTGCGGCACATACGATCGCACCAGGGGAATGA
- the LOC124426119 gene encoding mediator of RNA polymerase II transcription subunit 29 isoform X1: protein MERGRGVIRGVNINTNDVSKFQRVSEKVEKLYVKMNIPPIQQPGTMAVNQLSQPVNPQIPQNQQQAQQAQQQQAQQQQQQQQQQAQEKLDNISKVKSLVGPLRDSLAIALKTAAQTLHQNSLVDVGSLKGIDQPDHRFNKNMEEFYSICDQIELHLKTSIECLSQNSSSVRYLPMSVIPTRTDTVGAQEGPALTYPQFLMTVRSQVAYAKEIHDTLVSAAHTIAPGE from the exons ATggaaagggggaggggggtaATTAGAGGGGTAAACATAAACACGAACGATGTTTCCAAGTTCCAACGAGTGAGCGAGAAAGTCGAGAAACTGTAT GTCAAAATGAATATACCACCAATTCAACAACCAGGAACAATGGCGGTAAATCAGTTGTCACAACCTGTAAATCCTCAAATTCCTCAGAATCAACAACAAGCTCAACAGGCGCAACAACAGCAAgcgcagcaacagcaacagcaacaacagcaacaagcTCAGgaaaaattagataatatttctaaagtaAAATCTTTAGTTGGACCATTGAGAGATTCTTTGGCGATAGCTCTTAAGACTGCAGCACAGACTTTGCATCAAAATAGTTTGGTAGACGTTGGATCTTTAAAAGGGATAGATCAACCTGATcatcgatttaataaaaatatggaggaattttattctatatgcGATCAAATTGAATTACATTTGAAAACATCTATAGAATGTTTATCACAAAACTCTAGTTCCGTTAGATATCTACCGATGTCCGTTATACCAACTCGCACCGATACAGTAGGAGCTCAAGAAGGACCAGCTTTAACATATCCACAATTTTTAATGACTGTACGCTCACAAGTGGCATACGCCAAAGAGATACACGACACTTTGGTTTCTGCGGCACATACGATCGCACCAGGGGAATGA
- the LOC124426113 gene encoding AF4/FMR2 family member lilli-like isoform X2, whose amino-acid sequence MSASAVKSSISGVGTSPTSTTHSMLPMNAMAQKVVPGTESGSMKPLTGTGLSYVTLQPPSQPLSLVQDHRPSVYQTPPYISNNSEKESESDKLIPNGVETIKVETEQTVPAPVKPSEPNRNNNLSPENPTQDEQRETPVEPETIPHALEFSAMCPQGQNKVEEKKTTVNNGSKEAEGVPVNASLQTKLTTHKTEDAQVKPEVQKNKPTNQSAKLSGDSPPVQPSNNSSKPETKVTASPKANKRKSRELKDLKGISATPDGASKPKRNRVQTQPYQSPLPEIALLVKSLNKSPATKAADDKLIVFYKNEFLAVRNAEGSFYVCQAMQNIYKSSRRIRIRWLSQDKNNGEIYSPDFYDFIDFDCILTNLNLNKIDKNKFQLTKIELLRTENILKRAIDVEAGVSEKPRVTEEHPDGLDLSLYKDESQLKRRRGGHGPYKQKQGQRKKSKRSASSSEDEGSEDESKDEKKSSKTGRSKKGSVNKALAIAKSVAKGSSRAERALNRSTKSGNSTGSESTGGTVAATATATATAAAVPVNNAATPTTPIDSAKNNGAEPKKIDAKKTTTKQQQQQQQQQQQQQQQQQQQQQQQSNNNTSGVPRTKLRDIFIAVDKK is encoded by the exons ATGAGTGCATCTGCTGTAAAGTCATCTATATCTGGAGTAGGGACATCTCCCACTTCGACTACTCACTCCATGCTTCCAATGAATGCTATGGCTCAAAAAGTAGTTCCTGGAACTGAATCAGGATCTATGAAACCTTTAACAGGAACAGGATTAAGCTATGTTACGTTGCAACCACCCAGTCAACCTCTCAGTTTGGTACAAGATCACAGACCATCAGTTTACCAAACACCACCTTATATAAGTAACAATTCTGAAAAGGAGTCAGAATCGGATAAGCTTATACCAAATGGTGTAGAAACTATAAAGGTGGAAACAGAGCAAACTGTACCTGCTCCTGTAAAACCTAGTGAaccaaatagaaataacaactTGAGTCCTGAAAATCCGACCCAAGATGAACAACGAGAAACTCCAGTAGAACCAGAAACGATCCCTCATGCCTTAGAATTTTCAG cgatGTGTCCCCAAGGACAAAACAaagttgaagaaaagaaaactactGTAAATAATGGCTCTAAAGAAGCTGAAGGTGTGCCAGTTAATGCTTCTCTACAAACAAAGTTAACGACGCATAAAACTGAAGATGCTCAAGTAAAACCCGAAGTTCAAAAAAACAAACCAACGAATCAGAGTGCAAAATTGAGTGGAGATAGTCCACCCGTACAACCATCAAATAATTCTTCAAAACCTGAAACGAAAGTTACAGCTTCACCAAAAGCTAATAAACGAAAATCTAGAGAATTGAAAGATTTGAAAGGAATATCTGCGACTCCAGATGGGGCAAGTAAACCTAAGAGAAATCGTGTACAAACACAACCTTATCAGAGTCCTTTGCCAGAAATCGCGTTGCTTGTCAAAAGTTTAAACAAGTCTCCTGCGACAAAAGCTGCGGATGACAAGCTAATAGTATTCTACAA aaatgaaTTCCTGGCTGTGAGAAATGCAGAAGGAAGTTTTTACGTTTGTCAAGCGatgcaaaatatttataaatcgagCAGGCGTATTCGCATACGTTGGTTATCgcaagataaaaataacggtGAAATTTATTCTCCAGATTTTTACGACTTTATAG atTTCGATTGTATATTAACGAACCTAAATctgaataaaattgataaaaataaatttcaattaacgaaaatagaattattacgtacagaaaatatattaaaacgagCGATCGATGTAGAGGCCGGAGTATCTGAAAAGCCTAGAGTTACGGAAGAACATCCAGATGGAC TCGATTTGTCTCTTTACAAAGATGAATCGCaattaaagagaagaagaggaggtcACGGCCCATACAAGCAGAAACAAGGCCAACGAAAGAAATCGAAACGTTCGGCAAGTTCCTCCGAAGACGAAGGATCCGAGGACGAGTCAAAGGATGAAAAGAAGTCATCGAAAACGGGACGTTCTAAAAAGGGATCGGTAAACAAAGCGTTAGCGATCGCAAAATCGGTTGCAAAAGGTTCGAGCAGAGCGGAAAGGGCATTAAATAGAAGCACAAAATCAGGAAACAGTACGGGTAGCGAGTCCACCGGCGGCACTGTTGCTGCCACTGCTACTGCCACTGCTACTGCAGCAGCAGTACCCGTGAATAACGCCGCTACGCCGACGACTCCCATTGATTCAGCTAAAAATAATGGTGCTGAGCCTAAAAAGATCGATGcgaaaaaaacgacgacgaagcagcagcagcaacaacaacagcaacagcagcagcaacaacaacagcaacagcaacaacagcaacaacagagCAACAACAACACGAGTGGTGTACCAAGGACGAAGCTTCGTG